A region from the Mercenaria mercenaria strain notata chromosome 7, MADL_Memer_1, whole genome shotgun sequence genome encodes:
- the LOC123555274 gene encoding uncharacterized protein LOC123555274 encodes MLHTHEYAPNVSLRVSEVLSDIGLSENMVLKRRKAVLFREKVDNIAGLLIELNASCYHFGSRSEGTTTLGLQSDSDNIFSVYGFNVIQNFSEWEPGIRNLLMIQDETVSPGYCLLQCLRNDAPLPCNHQPNNHYFIHRSRRIFLKNTTFHIKIGPDDVIHGPAISRPERPGFFASDTVFALKCKSWPVHARHWLERQYVSVWPSYDMKRYCSNTGCFVVGVGSKDSEYQDLEWRISTSLAERCLMFNLNITQMRCYVLMKMLLKTYIKPLFEDSISSFMCKTVLFHCVANTHYDDWREDNLIKCLTLCLLAIYKCVSDGNCPHFIIPENNLMKGLSLETKPYILEILKCLSSNPLRALLGITCDDLGVALQIKLNGELQRQSFPSCTDVFISRQLLRGTAVTIDINQTAFLTRIDNIYNIPEVLQKLLQYLFILKHLHNVSDIISKKACRLLTSSICTTLGSVLASINIYDNDNISVEAVSCIQIGLNFDDTSSKLKAASMFYCVGDIEKTELILRHIEERYNIWIVEPICKCYSGFKRKNRRTAFDERLFDQKEEDVHYLAAFCVRFLPFEINCVPKELRYEMFRSTREDRAYREEGADNWMNWAVVDSLSFLFFLQYKTFVRLGKYDERQGALSNLIWTIDNEPNLTHRETALNILGQCMEQENRLTDALNCYCCSLKIRDRNNAAKIHICRLLNSLINGS; translated from the coding sequence atgctGCATACTCATGAGTACGCACCAAATGTATCACTCCGCGTGTCTGAGGTGCTCAGTGATATTGGCCTAAGTGAGAATATGGTACTTAAAAGAAGAAAAGCTGTGCTGTTTAGAGAGAAGGTGGACAACATCGCAGGTTTATTGATAGAGCTGAATGCTTCTTGCTATCACTTTGGCAGTCGATCAGAAGGAACGACAACATTGGGACTTCAGTCAGATTCTGACAACATTTTCAGTGTATACGGGTTTAATGTGATACAAAACTTCAGTGAATGGGAACCTGGCATTCGAAATCTTTTAATGATCCAGGATGAGACTGTGTCCCCTGGCTACTGTTTACTGCAATGCCTGAGAAATGATGCTCCTCTTCCGTGTAATCACCAACCGAATAATCATTACTTTATACACAGGAGTAGAAGAATATTTCTTAAGAATACAACGTTTCACATAAAAATCGGACCGGATGATGTTATACATGGGCCAGCAATTTCACGACCAGAACGACCTGGTTTTTTTGCTTCTGACACGGTTTTTGCATTGAAATGCAAATCATGGCCTGTACACGCCCGACATTGGCTAGAGAGGCAATATGTTAGTGTATGGCCTTCATATGACATGAAAAGATATTGTAGTAACACCGGAtgttttgttgttggtgttggaAGCAAGGATAGTGAATATCAAGACcttgaatggagaatatcaaCTTCATTAGCAGAACGATGCTTAATGTTTAACTTAAATATTACACAAATGAGATGTTATGTCTTGATGAAGATGCTTCTTAAAACCTACATCAAACCACTATTTGAAGACTCAATTTCAAGTTTTATGTGTAAGACTGTATTGTTCCATTGTGTTGCTAACACACATTATGATGATTGGAGAGAGGACAATTTGATTAAATGTTTAACACTTTGTTTATTAGCTATTTATAAATGTGTATCTGATGGAAACTGTCCCCATTTTATAATACCTGAAAACAATTTGATGAAAGGATTATCGCTGGAAACAAAACCTTACATACTGGAAATACTCAAGTGCCTTTCCAGTAATCCCTTGAGAGCTTTACTTGGCATAACATGTGATGATCTTGGCGTTGCACTTCAAATCAAGTTGAATGGTGAATTGCAAAGACAGTCATTCCCTTCATGCACAGACGTTTTCATTTCAAGACAATTATTGCGAGGAACTGCAGTAACTATTGATATAAACCAAACTGCTTTTCTTACAAGGATAGATAATATCTATAACATACCTGAAGTACTGCAGAAATTACTTCAGTATTTGTTCATACTGAAACATTTGCATAATGTAAGTGATATAATCAGTAAAAAGGCATGTAGACTGCTGACGTCCAGTATCTGTACAACACTTGGATCAGTCCTCGCTTCCATAAACATTTATGACAATGATAATATATCAGTAGAGGCTGTTTCCTGTATACAAATAGGTTTGAATTTCGATGATACGTCTAGTAAACTGAAAGCAGCATCTATGTTTTATTGTGTAGGAGATATAGAAAAGACCGAACTTATTCTAAGACATATTGAAGAGCGCTATAATATCTGGATAGTTGAACCTATATGCAAATGTTATAGTGGTTTCAAGAGGAAAAACAGAAGAACAGCATTCGATGAACGACTTTTCGACCAAAAAGAAGAAGATGTACATTACCTCGCGGCTTTCTGTGTCAGGTTTTTACCATTTGAAATCAACTGCGTTCCTAAAGAATTGCGTTATGAAATGTTCAGATCTACAAGAGAAGATAGGGCATACAGAGAAGAAGGAGCAGATAACTGGATGAACTGGGCTGTGGTTGATTCACTCTCCTTCCTATTCTTCCTTCAATACAAGACCTTTGTCCGTCTTGGAAAATATGACGAGCGGCAAGGGGCCCTTTCCAATCTCATATGGACAATTGACAATGAACCAAATTTAACACACAGAGAAACTGCGCTTAATATACTGGGACAGTGTATGGAGCAAGAAAACAGACTTACAGATGCTTTAAATTGCTACTGCTGTTCTCTAAAAATAAGAGACAGAAACAATGCTGCAAAAATTCATATTTGCAGGCTtttaaacagtttgataaatgGCTCCTAA